From the genome of Candidatus Roizmanbacteria bacterium, one region includes:
- the eno gene encoding phosphopyruvate hydratase, whose protein sequence is MLTIKQITAYEIIDSRGYPTVEAAALMSNGRTIRTSVPSGTSVGKYEALELRDKDDKRFDGMGVTKSVSIINDVLAPKLVGVSPSKFREIDEWMIKADGTKNKSKLGGNTTLAMSQLFIKSAAQEEGMSTYSFVNREYKNRFKSEMPLQKIPTPIFNIINGGKHANNNLEFQEFQVIPSSSLPYTKAYQIGVEIFHELKRVLLYRNANVSVGEEGGFAPNFTTNIDAIEVINETVLQKNLKMGLDIFLGLDVASSHFFKDDRYYVKDKPHPLTKDEYLEFIVSLTKNYSLLCLEDPLNQDDFEGWSKLLKTMARDIYLIGDDLLATNKERLLRAIKDKACSMVLVKPNQIGTISEIMEVVQIAKANDLAVLVSHRSGETNDDFIADFAVGVQADFVKFGAPSRGERVAKYNRLWQIEREKLSK, encoded by the coding sequence ATGTTAACTATTAAACAAATTACCGCCTACGAAATAATTGACTCAAGAGGTTATCCTACTGTTGAAGCAGCTGCATTAATGAGTAACGGGCGTACTATTAGGACAAGCGTACCATCTGGAACTTCTGTCGGGAAGTATGAAGCTCTAGAACTACGTGATAAAGATGACAAGAGATTTGATGGAATGGGAGTTACAAAGTCCGTAAGTATCATCAATGATGTACTTGCACCTAAATTAGTTGGAGTTTCTCCCAGTAAATTCAGAGAAATTGACGAATGGATGATTAAGGCAGATGGAACTAAGAATAAGAGCAAGCTAGGTGGCAATACCACTCTTGCTATGTCTCAGCTTTTTATTAAGTCCGCCGCTCAGGAAGAAGGAATGTCTACATACAGTTTTGTTAATAGAGAGTATAAAAATAGGTTTAAGTCAGAGATGCCGTTACAGAAAATACCTACACCAATCTTTAATATTATTAACGGTGGAAAACATGCGAATAATAATCTCGAGTTCCAAGAGTTCCAGGTAATTCCTTCATCATCACTCCCCTACACCAAGGCTTATCAGATCGGAGTCGAGATTTTTCACGAACTTAAAAGAGTCTTGCTTTATAGAAATGCAAATGTCTCGGTTGGAGAAGAGGGAGGATTTGCACCAAACTTCACAACGAACATAGACGCAATTGAGGTAATTAATGAAACAGTACTTCAAAAAAATCTTAAGATGGGACTCGATATATTTCTTGGACTCGATGTGGCTTCTTCACATTTTTTCAAGGATGATAGATATTATGTAAAGGATAAGCCCCATCCTTTAACAAAAGATGAGTACCTTGAGTTTATTGTCAGCCTCACAAAAAACTATTCTTTATTATGTCTTGAGGATCCTCTAAATCAAGATGACTTTGAAGGTTGGTCAAAACTATTAAAAACTATGGCCCGTGACATTTATCTTATTGGGGACGATCTTCTTGCAACTAATAAAGAAAGACTTCTCAGAGCTATTAAGGATAAAGCATGTAGCATGGTGCTCGTGAAACCAAATCAAATTGGAACTATCTCAGAAATCATGGAGGTTGTTCAGATAGCTAAGGCAAATGATCTTGCCGTGCTGGTATCCCATAGATCGGGAGAAACAAATGATGACTTTATTGCAGACTTTGCTGTTGGAGTTCAGGCAGACTTCGTTAAGTTTGGAGCACCTTCACGAGGTGAGCGCGTCGCAAAGTACAATCGTCTCTGGCAGATTGAACGAGAAAAACTCTCTAAGTAA